From the Candidatus Methanoplasma cognatum genome, one window contains:
- the mcrC gene encoding methyl-coenzyme M reductase I operon protein C: MKKQIGRHLSFVECRESMGLGVGGGMAQRATISESGMDVVVVAMGPGRRHITKPVCEITYALREEGIDTSVLVVNAGSGVPADAPDMTTTSYFGLDPIEVERIQQYKLAIIHLGNVRQHIIYKARLILRNVDIPAVVVAQAPVDYEDFAAIGIRTKRVMPSDEDIKTRGEIKEIVTGVIRGVTAPQDKLDEIVSKVQKALPPRGDE, encoded by the coding sequence ATGAAAAAACAGATCGGCAGGCACCTAAGTTTCGTTGAGTGCAGGGAGTCGATGGGCCTGGGCGTCGGCGGGGGAATGGCGCAGAGGGCGACGATATCCGAAAGCGGCATGGACGTCGTGGTGGTGGCGATGGGCCCCGGAAGGAGGCATATAACCAAGCCGGTCTGCGAGATAACCTACGCTCTGAGAGAAGAAGGCATAGACACGAGCGTCCTTGTCGTGAACGCCGGTTCCGGGGTGCCGGCCGATGCGCCCGACATGACCACGACCTCTTACTTCGGTCTTGATCCGATAGAGGTCGAGAGGATACAGCAATACAAGCTTGCGATAATACACCTCGGCAACGTAAGGCAGCACATAATATACAAAGCAAGACTGATCCTGAGGAATGTGGACATCCCGGCGGTGGTGGTAGCGCAGGCGCCGGTGGATTATGAGGACTTTGCGGCCATCGGCATAAGGACGAAGAGGGTCATGCCTTCCGATGAGGATATCAAAACCCGCGGGGAGATAAAAGAGATCGTGACGGGAGTCATCAGAGGAGTGACCGCGCCGCAGGATAAGCTGGACGAGATAGTTTCTAAGGTGCAGAAAGCGCTGCCGCCCCGGGGTGATGAGTGA
- a CDS encoding methanogenesis marker 3 protein gives MSDMKVIVNGKDKDLKDGAVLKDAVKGEAHYPDSIISIRLSTERLVEETDDFELLTSKGSMVIHLDDTDGAKLWKSSISKIKGATTRWSTREIVAFGSFPTDIPMDRAERQYRRYDCFFTLGGFDNHTTYMMIAKKDHVRSYGANIGNIGRVTLGRHVLEAMAEGEELIGIRPIVSEASSENIIVTKDPEHPLEAGYSIDTNVLIKLDAGSPASAEQILAIASKGYVNITHSSGTLTGCSDDLDVKIPDESHSTREKGSVAVRNTGHGTGHILFYKERRQSSPAHNSAGTVARGIGIISEAAKGDKVTVVTEPVRALSVGMTQSEGEKFLLELGLKQKRTGNASDDAVIVDQAPEATLKAISDGLVETFGVPKEKVFRIQLDESRQSDVYYFRKVTGLSHKPVGTLKTQFSFPGMPMVTFYGDEERSKNLFPQEPFKKCKKGDIGITNQSRPHHGLIGVRLGDSKEYGPTGEEPYGTNLVGRFLGDLAKLGETEEEEIIYIVEEKR, from the coding sequence ATGAGTGACATGAAGGTCATCGTGAACGGGAAGGACAAGGACCTGAAGGACGGCGCGGTGCTCAAGGACGCCGTGAAGGGCGAGGCCCATTATCCCGATTCTATCATATCGATCCGCCTCTCCACCGAGAGGCTGGTCGAGGAGACGGACGACTTCGAGCTTTTGACGTCGAAAGGATCGATGGTCATCCACCTTGACGATACCGACGGCGCGAAACTTTGGAAGTCCTCGATATCAAAGATAAAAGGCGCGACCACAAGATGGTCCACCAGGGAGATAGTGGCCTTTGGCTCTTTCCCGACGGACATCCCCATGGACAGGGCGGAAAGGCAGTACAGGAGATATGACTGCTTCTTCACGCTCGGCGGGTTCGATAATCACACCACTTATATGATGATCGCAAAGAAGGACCATGTCAGATCCTACGGCGCCAATATCGGCAACATAGGGAGGGTGACCCTCGGGAGACATGTACTGGAGGCGATGGCCGAGGGGGAGGAACTGATCGGGATCCGGCCGATAGTCTCCGAGGCAAGCAGCGAGAACATAATCGTCACCAAAGATCCGGAACATCCCCTGGAGGCCGGTTATTCGATAGACACGAACGTTCTGATAAAGCTTGACGCAGGGTCCCCGGCATCCGCAGAGCAGATATTGGCGATAGCTTCGAAAGGGTATGTCAACATCACGCACTCGTCCGGAACGCTGACGGGATGCAGCGACGATCTGGATGTGAAGATACCGGACGAGAGCCACTCCACCAGGGAGAAAGGGAGCGTAGCGGTAAGGAACACGGGACACGGCACAGGACACATACTCTTCTACAAAGAAAGGAGGCAGTCCAGTCCGGCGCATAACAGCGCGGGGACGGTAGCGAGGGGGATAGGGATAATATCCGAGGCCGCCAAGGGAGACAAGGTCACGGTGGTCACGGAGCCGGTGAGGGCCCTCTCGGTGGGCATGACGCAGTCGGAGGGGGAAAAATTCCTTTTGGAGCTTGGTCTGAAACAGAAGAGGACCGGTAACGCATCCGACGATGCGGTCATAGTTGACCAGGCCCCGGAGGCAACGCTCAAGGCGATATCGGACGGGCTTGTAGAGACGTTCGGCGTTCCGAAGGAGAAGGTGTTCAGGATACAGCTGGACGAGTCCCGCCAAAGCGACGTCTATTATTTCAGAAAGGTCACCGGCCTCAGCCATAAGCCGGTCGGCACGCTCAAGACGCAGTTCTCGTTCCCCGGGATGCCGATGGTAACGTTCTACGGGGACGAGGAAAGATCGAAGAACCTTTTCCCCCAGGAACCGTTCAAAAAATGCAAAAAAGGAGACATCGGGATAACGAACCAGTCGAGGCCGCACCACGGACTCATCGGGGTCAGGCTCGGGGACAGCAAAGAATACGGCCCTACGGGAGAAGAGCCGTACGGAACGAACCTTGTCGGCAGGTTCCTCGGCGATCTCGCCAAATTGGGTGAGACAGAGGAAGAAGAGATCATCTACATAGTGGAGGAGAAACGATGA
- a CDS encoding methanogenesis marker protein 6: MSEERETRIIMISPNSMITPDQLVREMHAMGKEVTAKETCYGTVLEGPRAPVREVLAAIREKYPYDVYSKVRAYPAGDPRRCRAQHGTRPGFAQLEAEWEALPMIQHGLQSCDRGDGFEVPKEKEKFPAEEFKKICEASR, translated from the coding sequence ATGAGCGAGGAAAGGGAGACCAGGATAATCATGATATCCCCCAATTCAATGATAACGCCTGACCAGCTGGTCAGGGAGATGCATGCGATGGGGAAGGAAGTGACGGCTAAAGAGACATGCTACGGAACGGTCCTGGAGGGCCCCAGAGCGCCCGTCAGGGAAGTGCTGGCGGCAATAAGGGAAAAGTATCCCTATGATGTCTATTCAAAAGTAAGGGCGTACCCCGCAGGGGACCCGAGGAGGTGCCGCGCGCAGCACGGCACAAGGCCCGGGTTCGCACAGCTGGAAGCGGAATGGGAGGCCCTTCCCATGATACAGCATGGTTTACAGAGCTGCGACAGAGGAGACGGTTTCGAGGTCCCAAAGGAAAAAGAGAAATTTCCAGCAGAAGAATTCAAAAAGATATGTGAGGCAAGCCGATGA
- a CDS encoding methanogenesis marker 5 protein has translation MKVFIDPPNSLILFDLVERFGHEPLAAMAPIQERIDMAELDMPPMNVTLDDVVRGLKYAGIEVPSGIRGRLALWGPLIDEADAAVSMLEPAFNFGCVGCERSNEMVKYLIRRRGIPYLTIKYPENEEEAKAAVGLMKEFLEGLK, from the coding sequence ATGAAAGTATTCATAGATCCGCCGAACAGCCTTATCCTGTTCGATCTGGTAGAGAGATTCGGGCATGAGCCCTTGGCCGCGATGGCCCCGATCCAAGAAAGGATAGACATGGCCGAACTGGACATGCCGCCGATGAACGTCACCCTGGACGATGTGGTCAGAGGCCTCAAGTATGCGGGGATCGAGGTCCCCTCCGGAATAAGAGGGAGGCTCGCGCTCTGGGGCCCGCTGATCGACGAGGCGGACGCCGCGGTGTCAATGCTGGAGCCGGCCTTCAACTTCGGATGCGTCGGGTGCGAGAGGTCCAACGAGATGGTGAAATATCTGATACGCCGGAGGGGGATCCCGTATCTGACTATCAAATACCCCGAGAACGAGGAAGAAGCTAAGGCCGCCGTCGGCCTCATGAAGGAATTCCTGGAGGGACTCAAATGA
- a CDS encoding methanogenesis marker 15 protein translates to MIKIAQLSCGTEYSSVQYEVEKAARSVGAKVVYPDVSYADVNEAVKRFGFNPRSPQLKLMIARAARLADERYDADAVFITTCFRCAEAALVRNELRRFIQENTKLPVVTYSFTERLKAAQLLTRMEALVTIVTRKDVLARERQTGLTAGVDSGSSTTKAVVMENNKIIGKDWTPSGDVVQTATAVLGNAMKEAGVELKQIEALGVTGYGRYTLGKHFNAKLIQEELTVNSKGAVWLADRQRGEATILDIGGMDNKAITVRDGVPDNFTMGGICAGASGRFLEMTCKRLRIEIEDLGKLADKGNWRNAKMNSYCSVFGIQDLVTTLSDGKSFEDVAAAACHSVAEQVYEQQLQEIDVRRPIIQVGGTSLISGLVTAVGEVLGERPIVPPNSQYIGALGGALLSSGFL, encoded by the coding sequence ATGATAAAGATCGCACAACTGTCATGCGGGACCGAGTACAGCAGCGTCCAGTATGAGGTGGAGAAGGCGGCGCGTTCGGTCGGGGCCAAAGTGGTCTATCCCGATGTGTCCTATGCGGATGTGAACGAGGCCGTGAAAAGGTTCGGCTTCAACCCCCGCTCACCGCAGCTGAAACTGATGATAGCGAGGGCGGCCCGTCTCGCCGACGAGAGATATGACGCCGACGCGGTATTCATAACCACATGCTTCAGATGCGCCGAGGCCGCGCTTGTAAGGAATGAACTTAGACGGTTCATCCAGGAGAACACGAAGCTTCCGGTCGTCACATACTCGTTCACCGAGAGGCTCAAAGCCGCGCAGCTGCTTACCAGAATGGAGGCCCTGGTCACAATAGTGACAAGGAAGGACGTTCTGGCAAGAGAGAGGCAGACCGGGCTGACGGCGGGCGTCGACTCCGGATCGAGCACCACCAAGGCAGTGGTAATGGAGAACAACAAGATCATAGGGAAGGATTGGACCCCGTCGGGGGATGTGGTCCAGACGGCGACAGCCGTCCTCGGGAATGCCATGAAGGAGGCTGGCGTAGAGCTCAAACAGATAGAGGCGCTGGGCGTTACCGGGTACGGGAGATACACCCTCGGCAAACACTTCAACGCAAAGCTGATCCAAGAGGAACTGACAGTGAACTCGAAGGGCGCCGTGTGGCTTGCCGACAGGCAGCGGGGGGAGGCCACCATACTGGACATCGGAGGGATGGACAACAAGGCCATAACCGTAAGGGACGGGGTCCCTGACAATTTCACAATGGGAGGCATATGCGCCGGCGCATCCGGACGTTTCCTGGAGATGACATGCAAGAGACTGAGGATCGAGATCGAGGACCTCGGCAAGCTCGCCGATAAAGGGAACTGGCGCAACGCGAAGATGAATTCATATTGTTCAGTGTTCGGGATACAGGACCTGGTGACCACTCTGAGCGACGGGAAATCCTTTGAGGACGTGGCCGCCGCCGCCTGTCACTCGGTCGCCGAACAGGTATATGAACAGCAGCTGCAGGAGATAGACGTCCGCCGCCCGATAATACAGGTGGGCGGAACATCCCTCATATCCGGGCTGGTGACCGCCGTGGGCGAGGTGCTCGGCGAGAGGCCGATCGTTCCTCCCAACTCCCAGTATATAGGGGCGCTCGGCGGAGCGCTGCTCAGCTCAGGGTTCCTTTGA
- a CDS encoding methanogenesis marker 17 protein, whose translation MDIETVAEDKFGAASYENLFREIMSDIGKAFQMEKALLVLRPEIPLFIFSIRLRTEPASRTVADVSNIRTEGGTIHITITDERYAPDILRELWARFGRDSVRQQTRFDMEVDGAPENEVGSIVVASGEEYMKEIVGSIWRSMPEGIRNRQTYIDGPVITVVATEEVFEPHMLEEGMGFHRKMTEGGKDV comes from the coding sequence ATGGACATAGAGACGGTAGCGGAGGACAAGTTCGGAGCGGCGTCGTACGAGAACCTGTTCAGGGAGATAATGTCCGATATAGGCAAGGCCTTCCAGATGGAGAAGGCCCTGCTGGTCCTCAGACCGGAGATACCTCTGTTCATCTTTTCGATAAGGCTGAGGACGGAGCCCGCCAGCAGAACAGTCGCCGACGTTTCCAACATCCGGACGGAGGGCGGTACGATCCACATCACCATCACCGACGAGAGATATGCCCCCGACATCCTGAGGGAGCTGTGGGCAAGATTCGGCAGGGACAGCGTGAGGCAGCAGACAAGGTTCGACATGGAAGTTGACGGCGCGCCGGAGAACGAGGTGGGATCCATCGTGGTGGCGTCAGGGGAGGAGTACATGAAGGAGATCGTCGGATCGATATGGAGATCGATGCCGGAAGGCATCAGGAACCGCCAAACATACATCGACGGGCCGGTGATAACCGTGGTGGCCACCGAAGAGGTATTCGAGCCCCATATGCTGGAAGAAGGCATGGGCTTCCACAGGAAAATGACGGAAGGTGGAAAAGATGTTTGA
- a CDS encoding methanogenesis marker 7 protein produces the protein MFEVLMYDGGVYRAEELIELVEDVGGVIIQKTRSSQMMTITMSIPEEDRNSITEFCKEIGGEVRAVPLAGTEIAVVGPTLGRHHMPHPICDIAEHLRRQGAITVVMGLARGRGKLTAQISMEEKMIVDEYDAAIFSLGNFKACVEAKMDLLSGVKVPTILVSGPKPDGAEGKCDAVVHGVGRKAARMRTPPEREKLDEIADNVEKVLKDKKRLLDEDPLFIHPAEIKRLLEEYEPVDMCLRPAPVVLHLDGLRVKIGYDEHHKNIEKMEIYGRRIGDICRLSPSKINDSSIIIRIKTRSEVLQEDSKRKGADDP, from the coding sequence ATGTTTGAGGTCCTGATGTACGACGGGGGAGTATACAGGGCGGAAGAGCTCATCGAACTCGTAGAGGACGTCGGAGGGGTCATCATCCAGAAGACAAGGTCCTCACAGATGATGACGATCACAATGTCCATACCGGAAGAGGACCGGAATTCAATAACGGAATTCTGCAAAGAGATAGGCGGAGAGGTCAGGGCCGTTCCGCTGGCGGGGACCGAGATAGCGGTCGTGGGCCCGACCCTCGGACGGCACCATATGCCGCATCCCATATGCGACATCGCGGAGCACCTCAGGAGACAGGGCGCGATCACCGTTGTCATGGGGCTTGCGAGAGGGAGAGGCAAACTGACCGCCCAGATAAGCATGGAAGAGAAGATGATCGTCGACGAGTACGACGCCGCAATATTCTCGCTGGGTAATTTCAAAGCGTGCGTAGAGGCGAAGATGGACCTGCTCAGCGGCGTGAAGGTGCCGACAATATTGGTATCCGGTCCGAAACCGGACGGCGCCGAGGGGAAGTGCGACGCGGTCGTGCACGGGGTCGGAAGGAAGGCGGCAAGAATGAGGACCCCTCCGGAAAGGGAGAAGCTGGATGAGATCGCCGACAATGTGGAAAAGGTCCTGAAGGATAAGAAAAGGCTTCTGGATGAGGATCCTCTCTTCATACACCCGGCGGAGATAAAGCGGCTTCTCGAAGAGTACGAACCGGTCGACATGTGCCTCAGGCCCGCGCCGGTCGTCCTGCATCTGGACGGCCTGAGGGTCAAGATAGGGTACGACGAGCATCATAAGAATATAGAAAAAATGGAGATATACGGCCGCAGGATCGGAGACATATGCAGGCTGTCCCCTTCCAAGATCAACGACAGCAGCATAATCATCAGGATAAAGACGCGGTCGGAGGTCCTGCAGGAAGACTCGAAGAGAAAGGGTGCGGATGATCCGTAA
- a CDS encoding GIY-YIG nuclease family protein has product MIRKGTYVLIFDLPDIRVKVGALGMVDLKRGTYCYVGSAMNGLDQRISRHLSENKKTHWHIDHLTKECCRIEAYEAVQPGMTECALVGIVEKNGGAGAVKGFGCSDCKCVTHLFFLEGGSEERLRSDPRLIRHVRQHVRG; this is encoded by the coding sequence ATGATCCGTAAAGGAACGTATGTCCTGATATTCGACCTCCCCGACATTCGGGTAAAAGTGGGAGCTCTGGGTATGGTCGATCTGAAAAGGGGGACATATTGTTATGTGGGCAGCGCGATGAATGGTCTCGACCAGAGGATAAGCAGACATCTCTCTGAGAACAAGAAGACACACTGGCACATTGATCATCTGACAAAAGAATGCTGCAGGATCGAGGCGTATGAGGCCGTACAGCCGGGAATGACGGAATGTGCGCTCGTCGGCATTGTGGAGAAGAACGGAGGAGCGGGCGCCGTGAAAGGATTCGGGTGTTCGGACTGTAAATGTGTCACGCACCTCTTCTTTTTGGAGGGGGGATCGGAGGAAAGACTTCGTTCCGACCCTCGTTTGATACGGCATGTCAGGCAACATGTACGCGGCTGA
- a CDS encoding FAD-binding oxidoreductase, whose translation MNSSNGNKPEANADFIEATRMMIGNENVKICDSRCESADICVMPDNTEDISKVIAVARKYGVSVASSNNPSWSLDGTKNAGGVLVDLSKLNKIINIDPVAMTVRAGAGCTFESLIEECSKKGFSLGSYPFDRSSAVGTWAVSNQIGYGSYKYGGPRDNVVNLQAVVGDASIIETGYDNIGYYMSGYNLTQMFSGSQGTLGVVTEVTLKLVPKGVSRFAAYGFAAIEGLQDAVKKIIQHPSIKPRSIAWCAEDKMIALELDGAEGSVDLEERSLDSIMESIQAVKAAKEDACKMCSAICGSKSAMAKAIVPVKNLKDLITACGGRAYGTIADSSTAFVISSDGLLVEKAAKLGGRAPEFDSFKWNPSSLEEKEQTNLEREVTPKIISALEEAVGKSNVTTNGVDMILYSKDMAPLPKEAGIAFKNIPDVVVRPSSVRQISEVVKIAHRHGIPVIPRGNSSWGLGGCMPTNAGIVVDMSSKFNKVMEINTEELYVKAGAGCTWKNLLETCMKKGYIIGSYPSSFPSATLGAWIATNGMGIGSYKYGGAKDNILNMEVVLSDGTILETGDSHMGSYNTGYNLNQIFSGSEGTLCVFGTVTFRIYPMGVIRPTAYCYQNLKDMHETIQKLVNHPSIRPLHVAFSDEMHFANQRKAGVHAPDTKNLLLLTLQGDKDFVERDIAELDVIAAELGGVRIADSIAEHEWEERCYEFRARKVGVGEIPAEIIVPVSIWGEFTDECYDGFKKMKMEPGGVIGVIVDRNTTMFMPYYFKDDESMLGMTAFAFNFYLGDRAVKYGGRTTGFGVFFAWNLDNIHDAATVRYMREMKTQFDPRDVINPGHLVCGTTRFGIKMGKQLMGIGSAMIQAVKKLMPANTTFADNKKRFRYNELERRKDADRTHKLGDGTE comes from the coding sequence ATGAATTCATCGAATGGGAACAAACCGGAAGCGAACGCAGATTTTATCGAAGCGACCAGAATGATGATCGGAAACGAGAATGTCAAGATATGCGACAGCAGGTGCGAAAGCGCAGACATATGCGTAATGCCGGACAATACGGAGGACATCTCCAAGGTGATCGCCGTTGCGAGGAAATACGGAGTCAGCGTGGCCTCAAGCAACAACCCTTCCTGGTCACTGGACGGAACAAAGAACGCCGGCGGAGTACTCGTCGATCTGTCGAAGCTCAACAAAATAATAAACATCGATCCCGTTGCGATGACCGTAAGGGCCGGAGCGGGATGCACGTTCGAATCCCTGATTGAAGAATGTTCGAAGAAAGGTTTCTCACTCGGTTCATACCCCTTCGACAGGTCATCCGCCGTCGGAACATGGGCGGTGTCGAACCAAATCGGCTACGGATCATACAAATATGGCGGCCCCAGGGACAATGTCGTCAACCTTCAGGCGGTGGTCGGGGACGCATCGATAATAGAGACGGGGTACGACAACATAGGCTACTACATGTCGGGATACAACCTCACGCAGATGTTCTCCGGATCACAGGGAACCCTTGGGGTTGTGACCGAAGTAACACTGAAATTGGTCCCCAAAGGGGTCAGCAGGTTCGCCGCATATGGTTTCGCCGCCATTGAAGGCTTGCAGGATGCGGTCAAGAAGATCATCCAGCACCCCAGCATAAAGCCGCGCAGCATAGCCTGGTGCGCGGAAGATAAAATGATCGCTCTCGAATTGGACGGCGCTGAGGGTTCCGTCGATCTGGAAGAAAGGTCTCTGGATTCGATCATGGAAAGCATCCAGGCCGTAAAGGCGGCCAAGGAGGATGCGTGCAAGATGTGCAGCGCGATATGCGGTTCCAAATCTGCTATGGCTAAAGCGATAGTTCCGGTAAAGAACCTGAAGGACCTCATCACCGCATGCGGCGGGAGGGCATATGGCACCATCGCCGACAGCAGCACAGCCTTTGTGATATCGTCGGACGGCCTTCTTGTCGAAAAGGCGGCAAAGCTCGGAGGCAGGGCCCCGGAGTTCGACTCGTTCAAATGGAACCCCTCCTCGCTTGAGGAAAAAGAGCAAACAAACCTTGAGAGGGAGGTCACTCCGAAGATAATATCGGCCCTGGAGGAGGCGGTCGGAAAAAGCAATGTCACCACCAACGGCGTTGACATGATATTGTACAGCAAGGACATGGCGCCGCTGCCGAAGGAGGCGGGCATAGCGTTCAAGAACATTCCGGACGTGGTAGTGAGGCCGTCGTCAGTGCGCCAGATATCCGAAGTGGTGAAGATCGCCCACAGGCACGGCATACCGGTGATCCCCAGAGGCAATTCGTCGTGGGGGCTGGGAGGATGCATGCCTACAAACGCGGGCATCGTCGTGGACATGTCCTCGAAATTCAACAAGGTCATGGAGATAAACACCGAGGAACTGTACGTGAAAGCGGGGGCCGGATGCACATGGAAAAATCTGCTCGAAACGTGCATGAAAAAAGGCTACATCATAGGATCATACCCGTCAAGCTTCCCCTCGGCGACCCTGGGCGCATGGATCGCCACAAACGGGATGGGTATCGGATCGTACAAATACGGAGGGGCGAAGGACAATATACTGAACATGGAAGTGGTCCTCTCAGACGGAACGATACTCGAGACGGGCGACAGTCACATGGGATCGTACAACACGGGATACAACCTTAACCAGATATTCTCCGGTTCCGAGGGAACGCTTTGCGTATTCGGAACGGTCACTTTCAGGATCTATCCAATGGGAGTCATCAGGCCGACGGCTTACTGCTATCAGAACCTGAAGGACATGCACGAGACCATACAGAAACTGGTAAACCATCCCAGCATCAGGCCGCTGCATGTGGCCTTCTCGGATGAGATGCACTTCGCCAACCAAAGGAAGGCGGGCGTGCATGCGCCTGACACGAAGAACCTTCTCCTTCTCACGCTGCAAGGGGATAAAGACTTTGTCGAGCGGGACATAGCGGAACTGGATGTCATCGCGGCGGAGCTCGGAGGAGTGAGGATCGCCGACTCCATAGCCGAGCACGAATGGGAAGAGAGATGCTATGAGTTCAGAGCGAGGAAGGTCGGCGTCGGAGAGATACCCGCTGAGATCATTGTTCCGGTCTCGATATGGGGAGAGTTCACGGACGAGTGTTACGACGGCTTCAAGAAGATGAAGATGGAGCCCGGAGGGGTCATCGGCGTGATAGTGGACCGCAACACGACCATGTTCATGCCTTATTACTTCAAGGACGACGAGTCCATGCTGGGAATGACGGCTTTTGCGTTCAACTTCTATCTTGGCGACAGGGCTGTGAAGTACGGGGGAAGGACCACCGGATTCGGTGTGTTCTTCGCATGGAACCTGGACAATATACACGATGCAGCCACCGTAAGATACATGAGAGAGATGAAGACGCAGTTCGACCCGCGCGACGTGATAAACCCCGGACACCTGGTCTGCGGTACGACAAGGTTCGGCATAAAGATGGGCAAACAGCTCATGGGGATCGGCAGCGCCATGATACAGGCGGTAAAGAAACTCATGCCCGCGAACACCACCTTTGCGGACAACAAGAAGAGGTTCAGATACAATGAGCTCGAACGCCGCAAAGATGCGGACAGGACCCACAAGCTCGGCGACGGGACCGAATAA
- a CDS encoding HAD family hydrolase has product MALDPRYKAVGLDMDGTFMCTKIDYVKLANAVFDELMEIGVPEHAVVRTEGTAGELESGIDWLKRNGRGNDALSLRKRIAGRSTMIEMEHADVSKPFDGAAEAVGDLRKKGYKTGILTKGGHSYAEFILRKNNVLDLFDVIIARDDFPDNEAKPSPKAMVNLGNALGVRPEEILFIGDSKMDWLTARDSGAGFYGVLTGGNTLESWKRIDPDIPVVEGVASILEMIK; this is encoded by the coding sequence ATGGCATTGGACCCCCGATACAAAGCTGTCGGCTTAGACATGGACGGAACATTCATGTGCACTAAAATAGACTATGTCAAGCTGGCCAATGCCGTTTTTGACGAGCTGATGGAGATCGGGGTCCCGGAGCACGCTGTCGTCAGAACGGAAGGTACGGCCGGCGAACTGGAAAGCGGCATAGATTGGCTGAAGAGGAACGGAAGGGGGAATGATGCCCTTTCACTGCGCAAACGCATCGCGGGCCGTTCTACGATGATAGAAATGGAACATGCGGATGTATCCAAACCGTTCGACGGAGCGGCGGAGGCGGTCGGCGATCTGCGTAAGAAAGGCTATAAGACCGGCATATTGACAAAAGGGGGGCATTCATATGCCGAGTTCATACTCAGAAAGAACAATGTGCTCGACCTCTTCGACGTGATAATTGCCCGGGATGATTTTCCTGATAACGAGGCGAAGCCTTCCCCCAAAGCGATGGTCAATCTTGGTAACGCATTGGGGGTCAGACCCGAAGAGATACTCTTCATCGGCGACAGCAAAATGGATTGGCTTACGGCCAGAGACTCCGGCGCCGGATTTTACGGAGTGCTCACGGGCGGAAACACTCTTGAAAGCTGGAAAAGGATCGATCCGGACATACCCGTCGTTGAGGGGGTCGCATCGATCCTTGAAATGATCAAGTAA